From the genome of Leguminivora glycinivorella isolate SPB_JAAS2020 chromosome Z, LegGlyc_1.1, whole genome shotgun sequence, one region includes:
- the LOC125241675 gene encoding uncharacterized protein LOC125241675, with translation MSASDHPYYFTGNGTYKAINPLVSRVGDFTPFYIAIAISSVILGLILILNVVCCCSRYSDYWLDRHTGNRWIVSIWSTTPHKQPPLDLTELENNYQPVHYVQPYSTEYHEEHGRGDVPPSVSTQPLTSSQEYLELHKRESDI, from the exons ATGTCGGCTTCTGATCATCCCTATTACTTTACAGGGAACGGAACATACAAAGCCATAAACCCTTTAGTGTCGCGGGTGGGCGATTTTACCCCATTTTATATAGCCATTGCCATTAGTTCTGTAATATTGGGCTTGATTCTTATTTTGAACGTGGTGTGCTGCTGCTCGAGGTATTCGGACTACTGGCTGGACCGACACACGG GCAACCGTTGGATTGTGTCCATCTGGTCCACAACCCCACACAAGCAGCCTCCGCTGGACTTGACCGAGCTAGAGAACAACTACCAGCCTGTCCACTACGTCCAACCATACTCCACTGAATACCACGAGGAACACGGCAGAGGCGACGTTCCTCCATCAGTCTCCACTCAACCACTGACATCCTCGCAAGAGTACCTAGAGTTACATAAGCGTGAGAGTGACATATAA